Proteins encoded together in one Sinorhizobium meliloti window:
- the xseA gene encoding exodeoxyribonuclease VII large subunit: MTSFFDSESPSNVAEYSVSELSGSIKRTIEQTFEHVRVRGEISGYRGPHSSGHAYFALKDDRARIDAVVWKGTFARLKFRPEEGMEVIATGRVTTFPGSSKYQIVIDSLEPAGAGALMALIEERKRKLAAEGLFDAGRKRPLPFMPRVIGVVTSPTGAVIRDILHRIADRFPVHVIVWPVRVQGDGACEEIVAAIEGFNALQPGGAIPRPDVLIVARGGGSLEDLWCFNDEAMVRAAAASAIPLISAVGHETDWTLIDHAADQRAPTPTGAAEMAVPVKADLEAQLAGLAARLKGAAARQMDNRRQTLRSLARALPSLDQLLALPRRRFDEAAAGLGRGLQMNTANKRRSFERNAAHLRPELLTARIVDRRQRVLDAVNRAERIVERKLQRGAQRISSADASLRVLPSRLIGQVHRASDRVSSLSRRGDAAIAADLRRMKSALSAQDRVLQSLSYHSVLQRGFALVRDAAGEPVKQAAAVHPGMALSLEFADGRVAAVAGEDGTPPQSPKKRPARSGEPTKQGSLF, encoded by the coding sequence ATGACTTCGTTCTTTGATTCCGAATCTCCCTCCAACGTCGCCGAATATTCGGTGTCGGAACTGTCCGGCTCGATCAAGCGCACGATCGAGCAGACCTTCGAGCATGTCCGGGTGCGGGGCGAGATTTCCGGCTATCGCGGTCCGCATTCGTCGGGCCACGCGTATTTTGCCTTGAAGGACGATCGCGCCCGCATCGACGCGGTCGTCTGGAAGGGCACCTTCGCGCGGCTGAAGTTCCGGCCGGAGGAGGGGATGGAGGTGATCGCGACCGGCCGGGTCACGACTTTCCCCGGCTCGTCCAAGTACCAGATCGTCATCGACTCGCTGGAGCCCGCGGGTGCAGGTGCGCTGATGGCGCTGATCGAGGAACGCAAGCGTAAGCTTGCCGCGGAAGGGCTTTTCGATGCGGGCCGCAAGCGGCCGCTGCCCTTCATGCCGAGGGTCATCGGCGTCGTGACCTCGCCGACCGGGGCTGTGATCCGCGACATCCTGCACCGCATTGCCGACCGTTTCCCGGTCCATGTCATCGTCTGGCCGGTGCGCGTGCAGGGCGACGGCGCCTGCGAGGAGATCGTGGCCGCGATCGAGGGTTTCAACGCGCTGCAGCCGGGCGGCGCCATTCCTCGGCCCGACGTGCTGATCGTCGCGCGCGGCGGCGGCAGCCTCGAGGATCTCTGGTGCTTCAACGACGAGGCCATGGTGCGCGCCGCGGCGGCTTCCGCCATCCCTCTGATCTCGGCCGTCGGTCACGAGACGGACTGGACCCTGATCGACCATGCGGCCGACCAGCGGGCGCCGACGCCGACCGGTGCGGCCGAGATGGCGGTACCGGTGAAGGCCGATCTCGAGGCCCAGCTCGCCGGTCTCGCAGCCCGGCTCAAGGGCGCCGCGGCGCGGCAGATGGACAATCGCCGCCAGACGCTGCGTTCGCTTGCACGGGCGCTGCCCTCGCTTGACCAATTGCTCGCCCTGCCGCGGCGTCGCTTCGACGAGGCGGCCGCCGGACTCGGCCGTGGCCTCCAGATGAACACGGCCAATAAGCGGCGAAGCTTCGAGCGCAATGCGGCCCATCTCCGGCCGGAGCTCCTGACCGCAAGGATCGTCGATCGGCGCCAGCGCGTCTTAGATGCCGTAAACCGGGCCGAGCGCATCGTCGAGCGCAAGCTTCAACGTGGCGCTCAGCGCATTTCGTCCGCCGATGCCTCGCTCCGCGTTCTGCCGTCACGGCTGATCGGCCAGGTTCATCGCGCATCGGATCGCGTCTCCAGCCTGAGCAGGCGTGGGGATGCGGCGATCGCCGCCGATCTGCGCAGGATGAAAAGCGCGCTTTCGGCGCAGGATCGCGTGCTGCAGTCGCTCTCCTATCACAGCGTTCTGCAGCGGGGCTTCGCGCTGGTGCGCGATGCCGCGGGCGAGCCGGTGAAACAGGCAGCTGCCGTGCATCCCGGGATGGCGCTTTCGCTGGAATTCGCCGATGGCCGCGTGGCGGCGGTCGCCGGCGAGGACGGCACTCCGCCGCAGTCACCGAAGAAGCGGCCTGCGCGCTCCGGCGAGCCGACGAAGCAGGGCAGCCTCTTCTGA
- a CDS encoding NAD(P)H-dependent oxidoreductase, whose protein sequence is MHILMVLAHPLEESFAASVARVARETLEAKGHTVDLLDLYREGFDPRLTVVERGSYFDKGYDASGVSRWVERLRAADGLVLVFPQWWFNFPAILKGFFDRVFAPGVAFDHDAAGGRIIPRLGNIKLFWALTSTGSPWWVVHLYMGNPVRRLLKRGIAAFCGKGLDFRMLTLHDMDRVTEAKRKRHLQRVRALVSRI, encoded by the coding sequence ATGCATATCCTGATGGTGCTCGCCCATCCGCTAGAAGAGAGCTTCGCTGCGAGTGTCGCGCGCGTGGCCAGGGAGACGCTCGAGGCCAAAGGCCATACGGTCGACCTGCTCGACCTCTATCGCGAAGGCTTCGATCCGCGGCTGACCGTGGTCGAGCGGGGCAGCTATTTCGATAAAGGTTACGACGCCTCCGGGGTCTCCCGCTGGGTCGAGCGGCTGCGGGCTGCGGACGGACTCGTGCTCGTCTTTCCGCAATGGTGGTTCAATTTTCCGGCGATCCTCAAAGGTTTCTTCGATCGCGTCTTTGCGCCCGGGGTCGCTTTCGACCATGATGCGGCGGGCGGCCGTATCATTCCTCGCCTCGGCAACATCAAGCTGTTCTGGGCGCTGACCAGTACCGGATCCCCCTGGTGGGTCGTGCATCTCTACATGGGAAATCCGGTGCGGCGGCTGCTGAAGCGCGGCATCGCCGCCTTCTGCGGCAAGGGGCTGGACTTCCGCATGCTCACTCTGCACGACATGGATCGGGTGACGGAGGCGAAGCGGAAACGCCATCTCCAGCGTGTGAGGGCTCTGGTGAGCCGGATCTGA
- a CDS encoding MarR family transcriptional regulator, with protein MQTDMDHVDKILAQWRRERPELDVTAMGLLGRLSRLRAHLAREVESTLAEHDLNSASFDVLATLRRSGPPFRLSPGDLLGTTMVTSGTMTNRIDQLEKAGLVERLDNPEDRRGVLIALTPQGLKRVDAAVTDHVANQQRLVAGIEPDEREALDALLRKFLAVFE; from the coding sequence ATGCAGACGGATATGGATCACGTAGACAAAATCCTGGCGCAGTGGCGCAGAGAGCGGCCGGAGCTCGATGTGACGGCCATGGGTCTGCTCGGCCGACTATCGCGGCTCCGGGCCCATCTCGCTCGTGAGGTGGAAAGCACCCTTGCCGAACACGACCTGAACTCGGCGAGTTTCGACGTGCTCGCAACGCTGCGGCGCTCCGGCCCGCCCTTCCGGCTCTCGCCGGGCGATCTGTTGGGAACGACGATGGTCACCTCCGGCACGATGACCAACCGCATCGACCAGCTCGAGAAAGCCGGGCTTGTCGAACGCCTGGACAATCCGGAAGACCGGCGCGGCGTCCTCATCGCCCTGACGCCGCAGGGTCTCAAGCGCGTGGACGCCGCAGTCACTGACCATGTTGCCAACCAGCAGCGCCTCGTTGCAGGCATAGAACCCGACGAACGGGAGGCTCTGGACGCGCTGCTCAGGAAATTCCTCGCGGTCTTCGAATAG
- a CDS encoding EamA family transporter, whose protein sequence is MGIRSSDILLTAIAPAIWGSTYLVTTEFLPAGYPVTVAMLRALPAGLLLLLVVRQMPTGVWLARSFVLGALNFSFFQTMLFVSAYRLPGGVAATVGAIQPLIVIVLSRIVLGSPARALSVVAGVAGMAGVALLVLTPKAALDPVGVAAGLAGAVSMAFGTVLSRYWTPPVSPLTFTAWQLAAGGLLLVPVAFLLEPSLPSLTAANILGFTYLGLIGTAFTYLLWFRGLSRLEPSQVSPLGFLSPVVAILIGWTVLDQQLTAVQVLGIATVFASVWMSQYAQATRRAASAPSLRV, encoded by the coding sequence ATGGGTATCCGCAGCTCCGATATTCTGCTTACGGCCATAGCGCCGGCCATATGGGGCAGTACCTATCTGGTCACAACGGAATTTCTGCCGGCGGGTTACCCGGTCACGGTCGCAATGCTCAGGGCGCTTCCGGCAGGGCTGCTGCTGCTGCTTGTCGTCCGGCAAATGCCGACGGGTGTATGGCTGGCGCGCAGTTTCGTGCTCGGCGCGCTCAACTTCTCGTTCTTCCAGACGATGCTTTTCGTTTCCGCCTATCGGCTGCCCGGCGGTGTCGCCGCAACCGTCGGAGCCATTCAGCCATTGATCGTGATCGTCCTGTCGCGCATCGTTCTCGGCTCGCCGGCCCGTGCCTTGAGCGTCGTTGCCGGCGTTGCCGGCATGGCGGGGGTCGCGCTCCTGGTGCTGACGCCGAAAGCGGCGCTGGATCCGGTGGGCGTCGCGGCTGGCTTGGCAGGCGCCGTCTCCATGGCATTCGGCACGGTGCTGAGCCGATACTGGACGCCGCCGGTCTCGCCGCTCACCTTCACCGCCTGGCAATTGGCGGCCGGCGGACTGCTTCTGGTGCCGGTCGCCTTCCTGCTGGAACCCTCTTTGCCATCGCTCACTGCAGCCAATATTCTGGGCTTTACCTATCTCGGTCTGATCGGCACGGCCTTCACCTACCTGCTCTGGTTCCGCGGGTTATCGCGGCTCGAACCCTCCCAGGTTTCGCCGCTCGGCTTCTTGAGCCCGGTCGTCGCGATCCTCATCGGCTGGACCGTACTCGATCAGCAGCTGACGGCGGTGCAGGTGCTTGGGATCGCAACCGTCTTCGCAAGCGTGTGGATGAGCCAGTATGCACAGGCGACGCGCCGCGCGGCATCCGCCCCCTCTCTTCGGGTTTAA